One window of Hydractinia symbiolongicarpus strain clone_291-10 chromosome 3, HSymV2.1, whole genome shotgun sequence genomic DNA carries:
- the LOC130636100 gene encoding uncharacterized protein LOC130636100 encodes MSMNIVQSFPSQDAPKVSQKKVIYFVNTYQLAEVQKAYLLEEVFPGTSVFLCDFPREQAWTRWTSKADNGVAAYADDVKVRLRRIAHASEKNELETASSDFMRWERYTGKLRNWFSNTWRPEIKRWAVYYRPIDLMLTNTNNGTDRLNRELKSEQLNDYRKCSLSEMLTVVIDDFLPDLYNRYVELKVRYSNKHKNNVTGLPAYLENRPKNIVNHILARQGAVDHEMVESVRHVSNSVFTVRSSVQYTVEKKTYRVDFGDENTTCSCTFPDFKRNGMLCKHFCSVISSNAIQ; translated from the coding sequence ATGAGTATGAACATCGTTCAAAGTTTTCCATCACAAGATGCTCCAAAGGTTTCACAGAAAAAggtaatttattttgtaaatacttATCAGTTAGCTGAAGTTCAAAAAGCTTACTTACTGGAAGAGGTCTTTCCTGGAACAAGTGTATTCCTCTGTGATTTCCCTCGTGAGCAAGCATGGACACGATGGACGTCGAAAGCAGACAACGGTGTGGCTGCGTACGCCGACGATGTAAAAGTCCGTTTAAGACGCATTGCTCACGCATCCGAAAAAAATGAACTAGAAACAGCTTCATCGGACTTTATGCGGTGGGAACGGTACACAGGAAAATTGCGCAATTGGTTTTCGAACACGTGGCGACCAGAGATCAAAAGATGGGCTGTTTACTACAGACCAATTGACTTAATGTTAACAAATACTAACAACGGGACAGATAGATTGAATCGAGAACTGAAATCTGAACAGCTAAATGATTATAGAAAGTGTTCTTTAAGCGAAATGCTGACTGTCGTCATTGATGATTTCTTGCCAGATTTGTATAACCGATATGTGGAATTGAAAGTACGCTACTcgaataaacacaaaaataacgTTACTGGATTGCCGGCTTATTTAGAAAATCGGCCAAAGAATATCGTCAACCACATCTTGGCTCGTCAGGGGGCTGTGGATCATGAAATGGTCGAATCAGTACGTCATGTAAGTAACAGCGTTTTTACAGTGCGAAGCTCTGTGCAATATACTGTCGAGAAGAAAACCTATCGAGTAGATTTCGGTGACGAAAACACAACATGTAGCTGCACTTTTCCGGACTTCAAACGTAATGGCATGCTCTGCAAACATTTCTGCAGTGTTATATCCAGTAACGCAATCCAGTAA
- the LOC130636912 gene encoding uncharacterized protein LOC130636912: MYIFQLLNYEYVHVTAVKTETTPIITCQCKIFSTLQASIDVDHGHYANARERVTCCHCRLMKELMIFVDFDGLNESAIIPEHINKQIVLEALECTNDQVISLPAKTGVKRFSIVADQVEFVTVCNVDKTHKQIATCHSTQCRLSKNQSTKRNVRNLTDCSSLCQHLKLLKESFDEVPTRMEMDIEVDDGNYGDSSDEDDTLPSEKWEDIFDVACGLWTFGKNCPSTQIVDSNPDSNNLSIQFYQRSRIDIKEPEAFPLFVPSANGTCTCQVNVSTI, translated from the exons ATGTACATTTTTCAGCTTCTT AATTATGAATACGTTCATGTTACTGCGGTAAAAACGGAAACGACACCGATAATTACATGCCAATGTAAAATCTTTAGTACGTTGCAAGCCTCAATCGATGTTGATCATGGACATTATGCAAATGCGAGAGAGAGGGTCACGTGTTGCCATTGTCGCTTAATGAAGGAATTAATGATATTTGTAGATTTTGACGGTTTAAACGAATCAGCGATTATTCCAGAACATATTAACAAACAG ATTGTTCTGGAAGCTCTTGAATGTACGAACGATCAAGTCATTTCACTTCCCGCCAAAACAGGCGTTAAACGTTTTTCTATTGTTGCAGATCAAGTTGAATTTGTTACAGTGTGTAATGTTGACAAGACTCACAAACAAATCGCAACATGTCACTCAACTCAATGTCGTTTATCAAAGAACCAATCAACAAAACGAAATGTAAGAAATTTAACTGATTGTTCATCACTTTGTCAACATCTTAAATTACTAAAAGAAAGTTTTGACGAAGTGCCAACGAGGATGGAGATGGATATCGAGGTTGATGATGGCAACTATGGTGATAGCAGTGATGAAGATGATACTTTACCCTCTGAAAAG TGGGAAGATATATTTGATGTTGCATGTGGGTTATGGACCTTTGGCAAGAATTGTCCTTCTACTCAAATTGTTGATTCCAATCCAGATTCAAACAACTTAAGTATACAATTCTATCAACGAAGTAGAATAGATATTAAAGAACCAGAAGCTTTCCCATTGTTCGTTCCTAGTGCTAATGGAACGTGTACTTGCCAGGTAAATGTTTCAACCATTTAG
- the LOC130636098 gene encoding uncharacterized protein LOC130636098 encodes MTASGYYDDVFYCSVLQIEVPVRRVYVCRLFESGGFQGYFHNEGQCFIQQRLGLTNDLLPYHVYTMDDVNMEKIRSIKLYQTMRNSENCNEKKKNVTSRNIKGNKNSFYNTMSSIMPTIQSEKVKCLFVFGITLHNSQKFEANENKIENRHVICDNKEICSTLQPQIVKYRSKSTFSQSIRRCLLQQYPSVISLNDQFSIISSLSNHHRWDWPASSLQLKYEQRFSTSMKYYPGSPRNRIIQAWCYRNDPGNIIDACLNNLFGSKCEIPYSKKRSGEPYRKRYPVAVRSKQAATITPAIYPNLADDCGTNLYKYFCGELFRHNRLHWRLRNENKQVVAMGGYDIYSGDFMVTFSFS; translated from the exons ATGACAGCATCTGGTTATTATGATGATGTGTTTTATTGCTCTGTTTTGCAAATAGAAGTACCAGTTCGAAGAGTTTATGTGTGCCGCCTTTTTGAATCTGGTGGATTTCAAGGGTATTTTCATAACGAAGGGCAGTGTTTTATTCAGCAACGCTTAGGTTTAACGAATGACCTGTTACCCTACCATGTCTATACAATGGATGATGTCAACATGGAAAAAATCAGATCTATAAAATTATACCAAACAATGCGCAATTCTG aaaattgcaacgaaaaaaagaagaatgtaaCTTCAAGGAATATAAaaggcaacaaaaatagtttttacaaTACTATGAGCTCGATTATGCCAACCATACAATCAGAAAAAGTGAAATGTCTATTTGTTTTTGGTATTACGTTGCACAACAGCCAAAAGTTTGAggcaaatgaaaataaaattgagaATCG tcACGTTATATGCGATAATAAAGAAATTTGTTCAACACTCCAACCTCAAATTGTCAAATATCGTTCCAAGTCAACattttcacaaagcatacggagaTGTCTCCTTCAGCAATATCCCTCTGTGATTTCTCTGAACGATCAGTTTTCTATTATTTCATCTTTATCAAACCACCATCGGTGGGACTGGCCTGCTAGTTCCTTACAATTGAAGTATGAACAACGGTTTTCCACATCTATGAAGTACTATCCCGGGTCACCAAGAAACCGGATCATACAAGCATGGTGTTACAGAAATGACCCAGGAAATATAATTGACGCGTGCCTGAACAATTTGTTCGGTTCCAAATGCGAAATTCCGTATTCAAAAAAGAGGTCTGGAGAACCTTATCGGAAACGATATCCTGTTGCAGTAAGGTCAAAACAAGCGGCAACTATAACACCAGCCATTTATCCAAACTTGGCAGATGATTGCGGAACAAatctttataaatatttctgtGGTGAATTATTCCGTCATAACCGTCTTCACTGGAGATTAAGAAACGAAAATAAACAAGTTGTTGCTATGGGTGGTTACGACATCTACAGTGGAGACTTTATGGTAACCTTTTCTTTCTCTTAA